One Clavibacter zhangzhiyongii genomic region harbors:
- a CDS encoding DMT family transporter, which yields MGTVWGASFLFMKVALEGVSFGQVSWTRLVLGAIALGLIVAARRLPLPKERVVWLHFAVVGVVGSAIPYSLFAWAEQHVTSGVASIYNATTPIMTALLATLAFRVEKLGRRQLAGISVGIAGVVVIIGPWRLAPNADAAASGQPLLELAGQLACLGAAVCYGITFSYLRRFLTHRGIPGVVTAFMQIGMGAAAMILATPFLATGPVQLDLPVVLSLVVLGVVGTGLAYLWNMNVLLAWGPTATSTVTYITPVVGVALGILVLGETLHWNEPAGAALVLLGVLLSQGRRRAARPTAATAASTAVPPAATRTPPTPG from the coding sequence ATGGGCACCGTGTGGGGCGCGAGCTTCCTCTTCATGAAGGTCGCGCTCGAGGGCGTGTCCTTCGGGCAGGTGTCGTGGACCCGGCTCGTGCTCGGCGCGATCGCGCTCGGCCTCATCGTCGCCGCCCGCCGCCTGCCGCTCCCGAAGGAGCGCGTCGTGTGGCTGCACTTCGCGGTGGTGGGCGTCGTCGGATCCGCCATCCCCTACTCGCTGTTCGCGTGGGCCGAGCAGCACGTCACGTCGGGCGTCGCGAGCATCTACAACGCGACCACGCCGATCATGACCGCCCTCCTCGCTACCCTCGCCTTCCGCGTCGAGAAGCTGGGCCGGCGGCAGCTCGCGGGGATCTCCGTCGGGATCGCGGGCGTCGTCGTGATCATCGGACCGTGGCGCCTCGCCCCGAACGCCGACGCCGCCGCGTCCGGCCAGCCGCTCCTCGAGCTCGCGGGCCAGCTCGCGTGCCTCGGCGCGGCCGTCTGCTACGGCATCACCTTCAGCTACCTGCGCCGCTTCCTGACCCACCGCGGCATCCCGGGCGTCGTGACGGCCTTCATGCAGATCGGCATGGGCGCCGCCGCGATGATCCTCGCCACCCCGTTCCTCGCCACCGGCCCCGTGCAGCTCGACCTCCCCGTCGTGCTCAGCCTCGTGGTGCTCGGCGTGGTCGGCACGGGCCTCGCGTACCTCTGGAACATGAACGTGCTGCTCGCGTGGGGGCCCACCGCCACCTCGACCGTCACATACATCACGCCCGTGGTCGGGGTCGCGCTCGGGATCCTCGTGCTCGGCGAGACCCTGCACTGGAACGAGCCCGCCGGCGCCGCCCTCGTGCTCCTCGGCGTGCTCCTCTCGCAGGGCCGCCGCCGCGCCGCCCGCCCGACCGCGGCCACCGCAGCCAGCACCGCCGTCCCGCCCGCCGCGACGCGCACCCCTCCGACGCCCGGCTAG
- the nucS gene encoding endonuclease NucS: MRLVIARCSVDYAGRLSAHLPLATRLLMVKADGSLLVHSDGGSYKPLNWMSPPCSIVEVEPDDDQALAGVREIWRVVQPKTADMLVVSIHEVLHDSAHDLGVDPGLVKDGVEAHLQKLLAEQIHLLGDGHELVRREYMTAIGPVDILARDASGRSVAVELKRRGDIDGVEQLTRYLELMNRDPHLAPVTGVYAAQEIKPQARTLAEDRGIRCLLLDYDAMRGLDDGHSRLF; the protein is encoded by the coding sequence GTGCGTCTCGTCATCGCCCGCTGCTCCGTCGACTACGCCGGCCGCCTCAGCGCGCATCTCCCCCTCGCCACCCGCCTCCTCATGGTCAAGGCCGACGGGAGCCTCCTCGTCCACTCCGACGGCGGCTCCTACAAGCCGCTGAACTGGATGAGCCCGCCCTGCAGCATCGTCGAGGTCGAGCCCGACGACGACCAGGCGCTCGCGGGCGTCCGCGAGATCTGGCGCGTCGTGCAGCCGAAGACGGCCGACATGCTCGTCGTCTCGATCCACGAGGTGCTGCACGACTCCGCGCACGACCTCGGCGTCGACCCGGGACTCGTGAAGGACGGCGTGGAGGCGCACCTGCAGAAGCTGCTGGCCGAGCAGATCCACCTGCTGGGCGACGGCCACGAACTGGTGCGCCGCGAGTACATGACGGCGATCGGGCCGGTCGACATCCTCGCGCGCGACGCGTCGGGGAGGTCCGTCGCGGTCGAGCTCAAGCGCCGCGGCGACATCGACGGCGTCGAGCAGCTCACGCGCTACCTGGAGCTGATGAACCGGGATCCGCACCTCGCGCCGGTCACGGGCGTCTACGCCGCGCAGGAGATCAAGCCCCAGGCCCGCACGCTCGCCGAGGACCGCGGCATCCGCTGCCTCCTCCTCGACTACGACGCGATGCGCGGCCTCGACGACGGCCACTCCCGCCTGTTCTGA
- a CDS encoding HAD family hydrolase, with the protein MTAPDTTTPPDVAGSAPWSCILFDLDGTITDSAPGITAQLARTLVFMGLPVPAPAQLLEYVGPPILDSFRDLAGMDDEAQQRALAHYRAGYAGGGVFDSSVYDGVPEVLRAIHAAGVPLSLATSKPESQARRVLDHYGLTDLFTEICGASEDEVRSAKADVIEEALRRLREAGVDLADVVMVGDREHDVLGAAAHGIPTVMVGWGYGSPAEAAGTIAVVETAAELEARLLPTAARPAA; encoded by the coding sequence GTGACCGCACCCGACACGACCACGCCGCCCGACGTCGCGGGCTCCGCGCCCTGGAGCTGCATCCTCTTCGACCTCGACGGCACCATCACCGACTCGGCCCCCGGGATCACCGCGCAGCTCGCGAGGACGCTCGTCTTCATGGGCCTGCCCGTGCCCGCCCCGGCCCAGCTGCTCGAGTACGTGGGGCCGCCCATCCTCGACTCCTTCCGCGACCTCGCGGGCATGGACGACGAGGCCCAGCAACGCGCCCTCGCCCACTACCGCGCGGGCTACGCGGGCGGCGGCGTCTTCGACAGCTCGGTCTACGACGGCGTGCCCGAGGTGCTCCGCGCGATCCACGCGGCCGGCGTCCCGCTCTCCCTCGCCACCAGCAAGCCCGAGTCGCAGGCCCGCCGCGTGCTCGACCACTACGGCCTCACCGACCTCTTCACCGAGATCTGCGGCGCCAGCGAGGACGAGGTGCGCTCGGCCAAGGCCGACGTCATCGAGGAGGCGCTGCGCCGGCTCCGCGAGGCGGGCGTCGACCTGGCGGACGTCGTGATGGTCGGCGACCGCGAGCACGACGTGCTCGGCGCCGCCGCCCACGGCATCCCGACGGTGATGGTCGGCTGGGGCTATGGCAGCCCGGCCGAGGCCGCGGGCACGATCGCGGTGGTCGAGACGGCTGCGGAGCTCGAGGCCCGGCTGCTCCCGACGGCGGCGCGACCCGCCGCCTGA
- a CDS encoding MarR family winged helix-turn-helix transcriptional regulator, producing MSTPQDLQDPLALDRQVSYSLVVAARSVTALYRPILDPLGLTHPQYLVLLALWARGPRSVKDLSHELQLDSATLSPLLKRLEAMGHVWRVRRATDERVLEIGLTDQGRALRERAVAIPQQIRDRLSMTEEQLEGLKTVLSQVIDNAKALPETI from the coding sequence ATGTCAACACCGCAGGACCTGCAGGACCCGCTCGCGCTCGACAGGCAGGTGAGCTACTCGCTCGTCGTCGCCGCGCGCAGCGTGACCGCCCTCTACCGACCCATCCTCGACCCGCTGGGGCTCACCCACCCCCAGTACCTCGTGCTCCTCGCGCTCTGGGCCCGCGGGCCGCGCTCGGTCAAGGACCTGAGCCACGAGCTGCAGCTCGACAGCGCCACGCTCTCGCCGCTGCTCAAGCGGCTCGAGGCCATGGGCCACGTTTGGCGCGTGCGCCGGGCGACGGACGAGCGCGTGCTCGAGATCGGGCTCACCGACCAGGGCCGCGCCCTGCGCGAGAGGGCCGTCGCCATCCCGCAGCAGATCCGCGACCGCCTCTCCATGACGGAGGAGCAGCTCGAGGGCCTGAAGACGGTGCTGAGCCAGGTCATCGACAACGCGAAGGCGCTCCCCGAGACCATCTGA